The Candidatus Cloacimonadota bacterium genome includes the window GTTAATTTTGTTTGTTCATCCCATATTATTCCAGTTCTATGAAAAACATATGCTGAACCGGATTCTTCACCACTATCTTCATCTCCCCAAGCCCCAATAATTACATAATCTCCGTCAATTGAAACTGAATAAGCAAAAAAATCTCCCCAGGTTTCATCAGAAGAAGTTATATTTGCTTGTTCGTTCCAGATTGTTCCATCTTTATGATATATATAAGCTTTACCCATATTATTGAAGTAGGGTGTTCCAATAATAGCATATTCTCCGGAAATGGAAACAGAAAAACCGAATTTATCATATTCCGATCCATCAGATGGAGTTATCTTTTCTTGCTCTGTCCAAGATGTCCCATTTCTATGAAATATATAAACAGAACCGGAATGTGTTCCGTTATCATCATCCCATATTGCTCCAATAAGAACATCATCCCCGGAAATGCTAACGGATGAACCGAAATTATCTCCATCTGCTCCATCGGAAGCAGTCAATTTTGCTTGTTCAAACCATGTTGTTCCATTCCAATGAAAGATGTAAGCAGCACCTGTATTTGATCCATTAATATCAGCAGATGTTGCTCCAATAACAATATAATCTCCAGAAATAGATACAGATTCACCAAAAAAATCACCAATATCTCCATCGGAAGCTGTTAATTTAATCTGTTCAGACCAGTTCGTTCCAACATTTTGGAAGATATAAGCAGAACCGGAATTGGAACCAATATCGTCATCTCTAAATGCTCCAATAACAGCATAATCTCCGGAAATAGATACAGAAAGTCCGAATGAATCCCATTCTGATCCATCGAAAGGGAGAATTTTCTGCTGCTCAATCCAATCAGCGGAAAGACAGAGAGATGTAGTTAATAATAAGATCAATGTCAGTCTTTTCATATTTCTATTCCTCTTAAATCATTTACAATCCAAAAAAATAAAATGATAATAATTCGTGCAAGTAAAATCTTATTTTTTAATAAATGAATCCACTCTATAAGGTCAGATTCAAAAAACATGAAACCGTTAAAACGGTTAATGCCTTTTTCCTGTTTCATTAACCACCAACTTAAGTTGGTGGTTAATAAGAAAACAGTAAATATTAACCGATTCATCGGTTTCTAAATAATTACTGAATTTTCTAACATCTTACTAATGACACCCTTTTTAGAGAAAACTTATAAATGGATTCAACATCATTGACAAATATCCAATCCTTTTTCATTTGTAGTTCATAAAAAAAGCGGAGGAAAAATGAGAAAAAAATGGTTTGCATTCGGGTGTTTATCATCCATACTTATCGTCATTATAATTATATTTGTGATTGGACATTCAATTACCAAACTGGGAAAACAGAAAGCTGTAAAGGTTCAACCTGAATCTTATTTACATCTGAAATTATCCGGTCAGATCATAGATTATCGGGAGATCAAAAATGACTTTTTTTTGCGGGAAGGAGATATTTCATCAGCTCATGAAATTATCGAAAAGATCGATAAAGCTGCGAGAGATGAAAAAATCAAAGGAATTATATTAGAGCCGGAATGGATCAGTTGTGGATTTGCAACTGCTAATGAAATTATCCAGGCTTTGGAAGATTTCAAAGGAAGAGGAAAGCAACTTATCGCCTATCTTGATATGTGTACGAATAGAGATTATTTTTTAGCTTCGGTTGCCAATGAAATTTATTTGAATCCTTCTGCTTCTGCCGGAATTCTGCTAACCGGAGTCGGTTCCAATATTCTCTTTTATAAAGATTTATTAGATAAACTCGGAATTGAAATGCAGGTTGTTCACGCCGGAAAATACAAAGGAGCTGGAGAACCTTATACTCGCAATCAAATGTCACCACCTTTCCGGGAAAGTATCGATGATCTGTTCAGCGATATTTATGAGAATATGCTGAACGAGATAGCAGATCGGAGAAGTATTCCGGTTGCTGATCTAAAAAAGATCTATGAAAAAAGAGAAGAACTTTTTATTAATCAGGAAAAAGCTCTCAAATATAACTTGGTTGATGAATTATTATTTAAAACGGATTTATTCAAAAAGGTCGGAATTGAAAAAGAGAACCTGATAGCTTTTGAAGATTATCAAATTCAATCTATTCCTTTATCATTCAGGGAAAATATTGCGATTCTTTATGCACAGGGAATAATTACGCAAGCAAGATCCGGTTTTGAACAAAATATCTCTGCTGGAAAAATGATCAAAATCCTGGATAAATTACAGAAAGATAATAAGGTTAAGGCTTTGGTCATTCGGGTGAATAGTCCGGGCGGAAGCGCTCTCGAATCGGAAATTATTTTAGCGAAGATCAGGGAATTAAAAGAACACAAACCGGTTGTCATCTCCATGGGAAATGTAGCAGCTTCCGGAGGTTATTATATTTCCTGTGTTTCAGATCATATTTTTGCCGATCCGTTCACGATCACCGGTTCGATCGGAGTTGTCGGCATGATCCCGAATATCAATAAGCTTGGAAAAAAGGTTGGTATTCATCCGAATGAGATCAAGAAAGGGAAATATTCGAATATATTCGATCCCTGGGTAAAACCTGATCCCGCCCAAATTTCTGCTTTGAAGAAAGGAATCGAGGATACTTATCTCGAATTCAAATCCCGCGTTTCGGAAGGTCGGGATTTGAATTTAGATGATGTTGAAAAATATGCTCAAGGTCGAGTCTGGAGTAGTCAAGATGCGTTGGATAATCATTTGATCGATGACATCGGAAACCTCGAAGATGCGATCATTAAAGCAGCAGAACTGGCAAATCTCACTACTTTTGCCAGAACATATTACCCGGAACAGAAATCTTTTCTTGAATTATTATTGAAAGAACGATTTGATATCGATATTTTAGCACATGTTCTCAATAATGACCTGAATGAAGATCTGGGATTTGAGAAAGCAATCGAGTTTTATGAAAATATTAAAAATGAACCAGTTCAAGCGATTCTTCCGGTGGAAATGGATTTATAAACATCGAAATAAAACTTGCCAAATTTTTGAAATTTGGCAAGTCTATATGTTTAAAAAATCCTTGACTTAAAAACGGTTAGCAAATTTTTGCAAAAGATTTATTTTATAATAGATGGAGGAAAAATGAGATTTTTTAAAGTATTGAGTATGGTGATTTTATTAACTGTTTTAGTTGGTTCATTAATATCGGATGATCAGAAATTTTCAGCTCAGGATAAAGCTACTTTCAAGGGAGCAAAAATTCATCGAAAGGATGGAAGGTATGAGAAAGCTTTTCCTATGTTTGAGGAACTCCTAACAAAATATCCGGACAATTTACAGGTTATTTATAATATTTCATTATGTCATTATTATACAGAAAATTATCTGGAAGCAAATAAATTTTTTGATAAAGCGATCGAATTAACTAATACCGTTATTGAAAAGATCAAGAAAGAAAATGCGGATAATCCTAAAAAGGCTGATAAAGAGATAAAGAAATTTTCTAAAGATATTGATAAGAATTTTAGTCTGGAAAAAATACAAAAGTTCAAAACCAGTATTTATCAAAAACTATATAATAATATTTATGAGCAATATAAAAATGAAAACTATGACGAGGTTATTTCACAAGCTTCGACTCTTCTGGAAATTGCTCCTGACAGCAGCAATGTTGTTGTTTTTATCATGAATTCTTACCTGAAAAAAGAAGATTATGATAATGCGATCAAATACAGGATAAAAATTTCCGAAATCGAACCTGATAATGCTATCGTGAAATCACAAATTGCAGACTATTACTATAATATCAATGATTATGAAAATGCTTTGAACTGGTATTTGGAAGTTATTAAACTCGATGAAAATAATACTGATGTTCTTTTCACGATGGGCCTTTGTTACGAACAATTGGAAAAACCGGAAAAAGCCCTGGAAACCTTTGAAAAAATAATTGAATTAGATCCTCAAAATTTAGACGCAATTTTTAATTCCAGAGTATTTGCTTCTAATCTGGAACTGAATGATAAAAAACTGAAATACTGGAAAATGGAAATCGATCTGGCAGGAGATGAGCTGGATGTTCAAGACCTGTCTTATCTATGTTATGAGCTTTACAATAGTGAAAAATACGACGATGTTCTGAAATATGCTAAACTCTGGTATAATAATGATAATACTTCAAAAGAAGCTGTCCAACTCCTCTATCAATCTGCCAAAAAATCAGGAGAAAAAGATTTAGAGCAGAAATACGAGAAGATATATCAAGAAATGCCTTAATCTCGATTTCGTAAATGAAATTGGAATAAAAATTTTATCATTTATATTTTATTTAAAGCCGAAAAACAATAACTCGCGAAAGTGGCGGAATTGGTAGACGCGCTGGACTTAGAATCCAGTGAAAGCAATTTCATAGGGGTTCGAGTCCCCTCTTTCGCATTATTGATATAATGAAGGAGAAAAATGAAAACTGAAATCAAAAAGATCGATCCATGTGTAAGAGAACTGATTATCACCATAGAAGCAGATGAAGTTTTACATGATTACAATTCTAATTTGAATCAGCTGAAAAAAAATATTGTCATCCCTGGTTTTCGTAAAGGAAAAGCTCCGATTAGTATGATCGAAAGAACTTACGGTGATCATCTCAAGGATGAATTCCTTAATGATAAGATCAAAAATTATTATGAAAAAGCAATTGATGAGATCGATCTTAAACCGGTCAGTCCGGGAGAATATAAAAAAGTTGATTGGGAAAAAGGTAAAGACCTGATCGCAAGCTTTCATTTTGAGATTTTTCCGGAAATCAAGATCAACAAATATACAAATCTTGAAATCCCTTTTGAACCATATAAATTCAAAGAAGAGATGCTGGATGTCAGGATAGAAGAATTCAGGGATAAATTAGCAACTGTTATCGATGCTGATAGTCCTTCCGAAATTGGTGATATTATTTTATCAAAATTC containing:
- a CDS encoding tetratricopeptide repeat protein, which encodes MRFFKVLSMVILLTVLVGSLISDDQKFSAQDKATFKGAKIHRKDGRYEKAFPMFEELLTKYPDNLQVIYNISLCHYYTENYLEANKFFDKAIELTNTVIEKIKKENADNPKKADKEIKKFSKDIDKNFSLEKIQKFKTSIYQKLYNNIYEQYKNENYDEVISQASTLLEIAPDSSNVVVFIMNSYLKKEDYDNAIKYRIKISEIEPDNAIVKSQIADYYYNINDYENALNWYLEVIKLDENNTDVLFTMGLCYEQLEKPEKALETFEKIIELDPQNLDAIFNSRVFASNLELNDKKLKYWKMEIDLAGDELDVQDLSYLCYELYNSEKYDDVLKYAKLWYNNDNTSKEAVQLLYQSAKKSGEKDLEQKYEKIYQEMP
- the sppA gene encoding signal peptide peptidase SppA, with the translated sequence MRKKWFAFGCLSSILIVIIIIFVIGHSITKLGKQKAVKVQPESYLHLKLSGQIIDYREIKNDFFLREGDISSAHEIIEKIDKAARDEKIKGIILEPEWISCGFATANEIIQALEDFKGRGKQLIAYLDMCTNRDYFLASVANEIYLNPSASAGILLTGVGSNILFYKDLLDKLGIEMQVVHAGKYKGAGEPYTRNQMSPPFRESIDDLFSDIYENMLNEIADRRSIPVADLKKIYEKREELFINQEKALKYNLVDELLFKTDLFKKVGIEKENLIAFEDYQIQSIPLSFRENIAILYAQGIITQARSGFEQNISAGKMIKILDKLQKDNKVKALVIRVNSPGGSALESEIILAKIRELKEHKPVVISMGNVAASGGYYISCVSDHIFADPFTITGSIGVVGMIPNINKLGKKVGIHPNEIKKGKYSNIFDPWVKPDPAQISALKKGIEDTYLEFKSRVSEGRDLNLDDVEKYAQGRVWSSQDALDNHLIDDIGNLEDAIIKAAELANLTTFARTYYPEQKSFLELLLKERFDIDILAHVLNNDLNEDLGFEKAIEFYENIKNEPVQAILPVEMDL